One genomic window of Kosmotoga olearia TBF 19.5.1 includes the following:
- a CDS encoding GumC family protein codes for MNELDNEYRELTLEDILRMFKKRFWFFMAIVIGVVVATGIYLVLATPIYEASVNIKVEPTSKSSVSDIFMNQVTGSYSSKDISTEVELIKSRTNFEEVIRRLGLVDKMYEPEVKERLLSEGYTEDDLVQSLTYTLSEMITVSPVKDTRIVKVAVQHPDPVLAKDIANTLAEVYNEKLAELSKRDITMKKQFIESQIPVLEEDLKKSTNELKAFKEKTGIYVLEEQARWLLQMITTYDQQYNNLQISMEEKIAQKKSYEELLKQFDSSEDKTFRDKWLKTSETLSRNPIIQQLKSKLVELQVELAALRQQYPETDPRVRAKLTQIAETENLIKKETEEFIRTGETQTLNPAYETALTGVISAESTIQILEARLKAVDRLRKEYEKELSKLPTIEQQLLELQRQIAVKENLYTLLLERLEEARISEAAVVGNAAIIDPARVPRYPVKPNKKLSLAIGGVLGIFLGMLAVFLVEYADKTLKTEEEIERYSGVQILGRIPQIQDLKDELHVKASPISPESEAIKMAASNISFILGDKKSFAITSVSPSEGKSFIAANLAYSMASNDTKVILVDLDMRRPRVEKILKLNGRKTKGIVDVVLGKITLNEAILNYEGVFDVLPVGSIPPNPTVILSSKKLTEIFEELKKRYDTIVIDMPPAMVTSDVSMVGNKFDGVLLVVKPGTTPRDGLRIAVQNLRTVNINVLGLLVNGVDEKTSSYYYYYYHYYYTQDGTKKKIRRKKSRRTGE; via the coding sequence GTGAACGAGCTCGATAATGAATACAGAGAACTAACCCTTGAAGATATTTTGAGGATGTTCAAAAAGAGATTCTGGTTCTTTATGGCTATTGTAATTGGAGTCGTTGTCGCAACGGGTATCTACCTTGTCCTGGCGACACCAATCTATGAAGCCAGCGTTAACATAAAGGTCGAGCCCACCTCAAAATCGTCGGTCAGCGATATATTCATGAATCAGGTTACGGGAAGCTACAGCTCAAAAGATATTTCGACAGAGGTTGAGCTTATAAAAAGCAGGACGAATTTTGAAGAGGTTATCCGACGGCTCGGTTTAGTAGATAAAATGTACGAACCTGAAGTCAAAGAAAGGCTTCTTTCAGAAGGATATACCGAGGATGACCTGGTACAATCGCTTACGTACACCCTTTCAGAGATGATTACCGTTTCCCCGGTAAAGGATACCCGAATTGTTAAAGTTGCTGTTCAACATCCAGATCCGGTTCTTGCAAAAGATATAGCCAACACGTTAGCAGAGGTCTACAACGAAAAACTTGCAGAGCTTTCGAAGCGGGATATAACCATGAAGAAGCAGTTTATAGAATCTCAGATTCCTGTTCTGGAAGAAGATCTCAAGAAATCAACAAACGAATTAAAGGCATTCAAAGAAAAAACAGGTATATATGTCCTTGAAGAACAGGCCCGATGGTTGCTGCAAATGATAACCACATACGATCAGCAATACAACAATCTTCAGATTAGCATGGAAGAAAAAATAGCACAGAAGAAGTCTTACGAAGAGTTGTTGAAGCAGTTTGATAGTTCTGAAGATAAAACTTTCAGAGACAAATGGCTCAAGACCTCTGAAACCCTTAGTAGAAATCCAATTATTCAGCAGCTCAAGAGTAAGCTCGTTGAATTGCAGGTGGAGCTAGCTGCTCTCCGTCAGCAATATCCGGAAACGGATCCGCGGGTTAGAGCTAAGCTTACCCAGATAGCGGAAACAGAAAATCTTATCAAAAAGGAAACCGAGGAATTCATAAGAACCGGCGAGACCCAAACGTTGAACCCGGCGTATGAGACCGCTTTAACAGGTGTAATAAGCGCAGAGTCGACTATTCAGATACTTGAAGCTCGCCTAAAAGCAGTTGACAGATTGAGAAAAGAATATGAGAAGGAACTGTCAAAATTACCAACCATAGAGCAGCAACTTCTAGAACTACAAAGGCAGATAGCTGTTAAAGAAAACCTTTACACCTTATTACTGGAGAGGCTTGAAGAAGCGAGAATCAGTGAAGCGGCGGTAGTTGGCAATGCCGCAATAATCGATCCCGCAAGGGTACCGCGTTATCCGGTCAAACCCAACAAGAAGCTTTCGCTGGCTATCGGCGGTGTTCTCGGTATTTTCCTTGGAATGCTCGCTGTTTTCTTGGTGGAGTATGCTGACAAAACCCTGAAGACTGAAGAAGAAATCGAACGTTATTCAGGGGTTCAGATTCTCGGCCGTATTCCTCAGATTCAGGATTTGAAGGATGAGCTTCATGTAAAAGCTTCACCGATCTCGCCTGAATCCGAAGCCATAAAGATGGCCGCAAGCAACATCTCTTTCATTCTGGGTGATAAAAAATCCTTTGCTATCACTTCGGTAAGCCCTTCAGAAGGGAAAAGCTTTATCGCCGCTAATCTTGCGTATTCAATGGCCAGCAACGATACAAAGGTAATACTGGTAGATCTGGATATGAGGCGTCCAAGAGTTGAAAAGATCCTCAAATTGAACGGAAGGAAGACAAAGGGAATAGTAGATGTAGTTCTTGGAAAAATCACACTGAATGAAGCGATTTTGAACTATGAAGGGGTATTTGACGTTTTGCCGGTAGGGTCAATTCCGCCAAATCCAACGGTTATTCTTTCTTCGAAGAAACTAACAGAAATATTCGAAGAATTGAAAAAGCGCTACGATACAATTGTTATTGATATGCCGCCCGCTATGGTTACTTCAGATGTTTCTATGGTTGGCAATAAGTTTGATGGGGTTCTGCTCGTGGTGAAACCCGGGACCACTCCAAGGGATGGTCTGAGAATCGCTGTTCAGAATCTTCGCACTGTCAATATCAATGTGCTCGGGCTCCTGGTAAACGGTGTTGATGAAAAGACATCTTCTTATTACTATTACTACTACCATTATTACTATACTCAGGATGGAACAAAAAAGAAAATCAGACGAAAAAAATCCAGGAGGACCGGTGAATGA
- a CDS encoding SLBB domain-containing protein: MLKKGSLFLLVALLVSFNLVFGGYLIREGDILSITVYGHEELSSEVVVGPDGFISVPPIGSVRVSGKILEEVEKVLSSRFRDILITKPQVTISIVKYAPYDYNVLGEVNRPGRVSLSQSSVTISELLASVGGPKETADLSKSFVIKKNGEKISIDLSELLSEGKNADFVLYPGDSLFIPSGISSWIKAVGEFKNPGVIKYYDGITLTEVIAQVGGVTDKADIENISVLNRIGNSVQRKEYNLTKIFSGKSADPILKPGATVIIEDSSGKAVRVLGEVRIPGTVPYKKGITLLEVIGETGGITQLAGDKVLIIGKDTKRQFSVELDKLLSGSSEDIELEPGDTVVISRSDEKYTYIVSPEMSERVDFSIYENLTLRNVLVKAGIYYPDRDITISILQPRDEKGLKVSMKDLQNKDYPLKPGTLVVLPLIRNTVYVLGEVKHPGPVVIESYEKATLNTVISKAGGLTENASEIQLIKDNKKTIFDLNESLESQTEIESGSIVYVEKLPERFVYLISPSVGGKVDFSREEKMSLRSLLSKYNLLDFESEEKLILLTGDGEKTEVKLTDLRNKDVPLSSGTVIIYPDTRVKIYILGEVRSPGVFAINPGDTHTLSAAISMAGGVLDTGDPRNIRVTYPNGESRIYNLKEILNGSEADPQLKSGATVYISRYVPVTVNVLGEVNRPGVVEFDPWETPTLLLAISKAGGLKETAAQEIKIAHDDQTYIWLSLIENQDVPLESGVTIYVPEDRGRYVYISGKVMKPGRVDFDKFEPFTLSRAIAKSGGLLESADNFVKIIEPDGKIKKFDIEETEKGKDLKLVAGSIIVVPEKIKRITIIGAVRDPGTYVFTRNERTTPADIIARAGGIPDLSKVREIRILSKDGKPVSYNEFVESAKELEDGSIVYVKPVDVLRFSVIGAVKSPGSFDYSSNEPPTLLTLISRAGGALDEADEIHIIYRSGKIESFDVSKLITQGSFTLEESADIVITKLAERYIGIIGDVQKPGLIDISLIGGEITLGKVLAYAGGVNNPSSAEIWLITDGESEKILLTPEKLSEVSGRVLEAGTIIYVPLSYLRVYVFGEVERPGVIEYTPDMNVLEAILSAGGPKNTAELSRVLLFKNGISENPEVQYVDLDKYAVDSKKSNEVPKIPEVPKVEPGDVIYVPSSYMVDIKEVMGVISSLLTIIYTGKLIAAP, encoded by the coding sequence ATGTTAAAAAAGGGAAGTCTTTTTTTATTGGTCGCGTTATTGGTGAGTTTTAACCTGGTTTTTGGGGGATATCTTATTCGCGAGGGTGATATTTTAAGTATCACCGTTTACGGCCACGAAGAACTCTCCAGTGAGGTTGTTGTTGGACCGGATGGATTCATTTCTGTTCCTCCTATCGGGAGTGTTCGGGTTTCCGGTAAAATCCTCGAGGAAGTTGAAAAAGTGTTGAGCAGTAGATTCAGAGATATCCTGATTACTAAACCACAGGTTACCATTTCCATAGTGAAATATGCCCCCTACGACTACAATGTTCTGGGTGAGGTAAATCGTCCCGGAAGAGTTTCACTATCCCAAAGTTCCGTCACCATTTCAGAGCTGCTAGCCAGTGTTGGAGGCCCTAAAGAAACCGCTGATCTTTCAAAGAGTTTTGTTATCAAAAAAAACGGCGAGAAGATTTCTATTGATCTATCTGAACTACTTTCAGAAGGAAAAAACGCTGATTTTGTTCTATATCCTGGAGACTCCTTATTTATCCCAAGCGGTATATCCAGCTGGATAAAAGCGGTAGGAGAGTTCAAAAACCCCGGAGTGATCAAGTACTATGACGGTATAACGCTCACGGAAGTGATAGCACAGGTCGGTGGGGTAACAGATAAAGCTGACATAGAAAACATCTCAGTGTTGAACAGAATAGGTAATTCTGTGCAGAGAAAAGAATACAACCTCACAAAGATCTTTTCCGGAAAATCAGCCGATCCCATATTGAAACCTGGAGCCACAGTTATAATTGAAGATTCCTCAGGAAAAGCAGTGAGGGTTCTCGGTGAGGTTAGGATACCGGGAACGGTCCCTTATAAAAAGGGAATCACACTTTTAGAGGTGATCGGTGAAACAGGAGGAATCACCCAACTCGCCGGAGATAAGGTTTTGATAATAGGAAAAGATACGAAACGCCAATTCTCGGTCGAATTGGATAAACTGCTTTCCGGCTCTTCGGAAGACATAGAACTGGAACCAGGAGATACGGTTGTTATCTCACGGTCCGACGAAAAATACACCTATATAGTTTCGCCGGAGATGAGCGAACGTGTAGATTTTTCTATCTATGAAAACCTGACCCTGAGAAACGTTCTCGTTAAAGCGGGTATCTATTATCCCGATAGAGATATCACGATCTCCATTCTACAACCACGCGACGAAAAGGGTTTGAAGGTATCCATGAAAGATCTTCAGAATAAAGATTATCCATTAAAGCCCGGAACTCTCGTGGTTCTCCCCCTCATTCGCAACACCGTCTACGTTTTAGGAGAGGTAAAACATCCAGGCCCGGTAGTTATAGAAAGCTACGAAAAGGCTACTTTGAATACCGTGATAAGCAAAGCCGGAGGGCTAACCGAAAATGCTTCTGAAATCCAGTTAATAAAGGACAATAAGAAAACAATTTTTGACCTGAACGAATCTCTTGAATCACAGACAGAGATCGAATCCGGAAGCATAGTTTATGTAGAAAAGCTTCCAGAACGCTTCGTGTACCTAATTTCCCCTTCTGTTGGTGGAAAGGTTGATTTCAGCAGAGAAGAAAAGATGAGTTTACGCAGCTTACTGTCAAAATACAACCTGTTGGACTTCGAGTCTGAAGAAAAACTCATTTTACTGACTGGAGACGGTGAAAAAACTGAGGTTAAGCTAACGGACCTGCGCAACAAAGACGTTCCGCTTTCTTCCGGAACGGTTATCATTTACCCGGATACAAGGGTAAAGATTTATATCCTTGGAGAGGTCCGCAGTCCCGGTGTTTTTGCCATCAATCCCGGGGATACCCACACCCTTTCCGCTGCTATCTCCATGGCAGGCGGTGTTTTGGACACCGGTGATCCCAGGAATATTCGTGTTACCTATCCCAATGGAGAATCCAGAATTTATAACCTTAAAGAGATACTCAATGGTTCAGAAGCTGATCCACAGTTAAAGTCAGGGGCCACTGTTTACATTTCAAGATACGTGCCAGTCACAGTTAATGTTCTTGGAGAGGTAAACAGGCCCGGGGTCGTTGAATTTGATCCCTGGGAAACCCCAACGCTCCTTCTGGCGATTTCAAAAGCCGGAGGGCTCAAAGAAACCGCAGCTCAGGAAATAAAAATAGCCCACGATGACCAGACGTACATCTGGCTTTCACTGATTGAGAATCAGGATGTCCCCCTCGAGAGCGGAGTAACAATTTACGTTCCTGAAGATCGCGGTAGATACGTTTACATTTCAGGAAAGGTTATGAAGCCCGGAAGGGTGGATTTCGATAAGTTTGAACCCTTCACACTATCCAGAGCGATAGCCAAATCCGGTGGGCTTCTGGAAAGCGCGGATAATTTTGTGAAAATAATCGAACCGGATGGAAAGATCAAAAAGTTCGACATAGAGGAAACTGAAAAAGGAAAGGATCTCAAGCTTGTAGCAGGCAGCATAATTGTCGTTCCTGAGAAAATTAAAAGAATAACCATTATAGGAGCGGTTAGAGATCCTGGAACATACGTTTTCACAAGAAATGAACGCACCACACCCGCAGACATTATCGCCAGAGCTGGTGGAATTCCGGATCTCAGCAAAGTCCGGGAAATACGCATTCTATCAAAAGATGGCAAACCTGTAAGTTACAATGAATTCGTAGAATCCGCAAAGGAATTGGAAGATGGTTCCATTGTCTACGTAAAACCTGTCGATGTTCTTCGATTTTCGGTTATAGGCGCAGTGAAAAGTCCGGGAAGTTTTGACTACAGCAGCAACGAACCTCCAACACTCTTGACCCTTATATCACGGGCTGGAGGAGCACTAGATGAAGCCGACGAAATTCACATTATCTACAGAAGCGGCAAAATAGAATCTTTCGACGTTTCTAAACTTATTACTCAGGGCTCATTTACACTGGAAGAATCAGCAGACATCGTTATCACAAAACTTGCTGAACGCTATATCGGGATCATCGGAGATGTACAAAAGCCAGGGCTCATAGATATTTCACTGATCGGTGGCGAAATCACCCTGGGAAAGGTTCTGGCATACGCTGGAGGAGTAAACAACCCTTCAAGCGCTGAAATATGGTTAATCACCGATGGAGAATCAGAAAAAATCCTTTTGACTCCGGAGAAACTTTCAGAGGTTTCGGGTAGAGTTCTCGAAGCAGGTACAATAATCTATGTGCCTTTAAGCTATCTCCGTGTCTATGTTTTCGGTGAGGTTGAAAGACCCGGGGTTATTGAATACACACCGGATATGAACGTACTGGAAGCGATTCTCAGCGCTGGTGGGCCAAAAAATACAGCCGAGCTTTCAAGGGTGTTGCTGTTTAAAAACGGCATCTCCGAGAACCCGGAGGTTCAGTACGTAGATCTTGACAAATATGCTGTGGATAGTAAAAAGAGCAATGAAGTACCGAAAATACCGGAGGTTCCAAAGGTCGAGCCCGGTGACGTGATATACGTTCCGAGTTCGTACATGGTTGACATAAAAGAGGTAATGGGAGTGATTTCTTCTCTGCTTACGATCATATATACTGGAAAGTTGATCGCAGCACCATAG
- a CDS encoding ZIP family metal transporter, which translates to MTPAIKGIVYSLIAGMATSIGAIPFLFWKKGVDRRSLDMLLGLAAGIMLAATAFSLVVPSIQIGGPFRFVVGFILGAIFVDLMDKFSPHEHFIKGYEGPMTKSKLSKIWLFVIAITLHNFPEGMAVGVGGFTKDAFAIAMAIGIQNIPEGAAVAGSLIGAGYSVRRSFWVTFLTGAVEIIGGALGAFLITISQPLLPYAMAFAGGAMLYVIGDEIIPETHSGGYQRISTYSLLIGFIIMTLLDNLLG; encoded by the coding sequence ATGACCCCGGCAATCAAAGGAATTGTTTATAGTTTGATTGCTGGAATGGCTACCTCGATAGGTGCAATTCCCTTTCTTTTCTGGAAGAAGGGGGTGGATAGGCGTTCTCTCGATATGTTGCTTGGACTTGCCGCCGGCATAATGCTGGCCGCGACAGCTTTCAGCCTTGTTGTTCCTTCGATACAGATCGGAGGACCGTTTCGCTTTGTTGTTGGATTTATTCTTGGAGCAATCTTCGTCGATTTAATGGATAAATTCTCACCGCACGAACACTTCATTAAAGGTTACGAAGGCCCAATGACAAAATCAAAACTCTCCAAGATCTGGTTGTTTGTCATTGCAATAACGCTGCACAACTTTCCAGAAGGCATGGCGGTTGGTGTTGGAGGCTTTACGAAGGACGCATTCGCTATCGCAATGGCGATAGGTATTCAAAATATTCCTGAAGGAGCCGCAGTTGCCGGCAGCCTCATCGGCGCCGGGTACAGTGTCAGGCGCTCTTTCTGGGTGACCTTTCTAACCGGTGCCGTCGAAATTATCGGTGGCGCTCTTGGTGCATTCCTTATAACGATATCTCAACCTCTGTTGCCGTATGCTATGGCTTTTGCCGGTGGAGCGATGCTGTATGTGATCGGAGATGAGATAATCCCGGAAACCCACAGTGGGGGATATCAAAGGATCTCAACATATTCTCTTCTCATCGGGTTTATCATAATGACTCTTCTGGATAATTTGCTCGGTTGA
- a CDS encoding O-antigen ligase family protein, with protein sequence MENKAYNSTFKAQLFIYYMMSVVIPLFVVKNFTHEPSTGKHLLYVIGFTIIILSALFSNKKITIKYSYVHLAALGFGITAILSLISVSAENPQYFRYSLDVALFALFVVLTSFYISKEFDTRLKIEFAMFFFIIGAFVVAIDALLNYYAGFDLFLGKVGAPFQRASARSTIGNPNFVSDYMGLTIPMIIYFLVNPYPLKKVVKSRMGIILLKSSMLLFLAPMIAAVFVAETRTVMTGILLGNLLFIIVYLLLSRKFQHEEDPALVKLSRIFIVAALVLAIVLSILYLTPSPLTGKGKLNITRRLEYVLTSSKSWKERFSAWFNSIYQWIDPSHPSRIIFGTGIGTFQLYHLLYSPYVIQEHPDYTVVWNNFKRTHNDYVQALSETGILGFSMVVLFLIFMVSRYFRTMLRLKNKTDILMYGAFGAAIFSLAMHTMFEFPLHMQPNLMAGVFIMSITMGTYFNDDLKELQISRTALAIPFVILSGTIIFLKTTAYLGEGFFRKGQVAQQYYYAYAREAIKRNPVVIKNKLKDLENYRGEFAYLKNVGNYYAAREKELRSKFGGLSQVEFLKAIESERKKEFDAIRANLMRELQTAEALQSKTRAYYNRAVDYFERSYRIYPVFGKPLWYLAAFGIKPERVYSLSSDKEKVIQTLMGEDPYAALIVDEFKGDLRVIPLPERNIRTIPFKEFVKAHKEKLAELSDKLYLSFLAQIQAVLDSIDYYESSMIFFSERQTPKIVGGLYKKVYEELKRYGSFLLVREKLYSDTIDLADLLMQIERFKNYAKTQMYYWYDLAVTLLPGTWNRYSDWEGIYGEYMTAVVSVGGDTTAVSNRILEIAKKHAFACEGMWEGGYYGIPDDTLGIALKYAGNLKEKHQKEYERFMRELSEIYHGVYVKTKEGLSKFRSEELKKRAEKFIELYEKISTN encoded by the coding sequence GTGGAAAATAAAGCTTACAACAGCACTTTCAAAGCTCAACTTTTTATCTATTATATGATGAGTGTGGTGATACCACTTTTCGTTGTTAAGAACTTCACCCACGAACCTTCAACAGGCAAACATCTTCTTTATGTAATAGGTTTCACGATTATTATTCTGTCCGCGCTTTTTAGCAATAAAAAAATCACAATTAAATACTCTTACGTTCATCTGGCTGCTCTGGGATTTGGTATCACAGCTATTCTATCCCTTATCTCTGTCAGTGCTGAGAACCCCCAGTACTTCCGCTACTCTCTCGATGTTGCTTTGTTCGCACTCTTTGTCGTTCTAACATCTTTCTACATCTCAAAAGAATTCGATACAAGATTAAAAATAGAATTTGCCATGTTTTTCTTCATCATCGGTGCTTTTGTTGTTGCGATTGACGCGCTCCTTAACTATTATGCTGGTTTCGATCTCTTTCTCGGAAAGGTGGGGGCCCCATTCCAGAGAGCTTCGGCACGTTCAACTATAGGAAATCCGAATTTTGTTTCCGATTATATGGGGCTTACCATTCCAATGATCATCTACTTCCTTGTAAATCCATACCCGCTGAAAAAAGTTGTGAAATCTCGTATGGGGATAATCCTATTGAAGAGTTCCATGCTGCTCTTCCTCGCTCCTATGATCGCTGCGGTATTCGTTGCCGAAACGCGAACGGTCATGACGGGAATATTGTTGGGAAACCTGTTGTTCATCATTGTTTATCTGCTTTTATCAAGGAAATTCCAGCATGAAGAAGATCCAGCGCTTGTAAAACTATCACGAATTTTCATTGTTGCGGCACTGGTTCTTGCAATAGTTCTCTCAATTCTATACCTCACTCCTTCTCCTCTAACCGGTAAGGGTAAGTTGAATATAACCCGGAGACTCGAATACGTATTAACTTCTTCCAAATCGTGGAAAGAGAGATTTTCCGCGTGGTTTAATTCCATCTACCAGTGGATAGATCCTTCACATCCTTCAAGGATCATTTTTGGAACGGGAATTGGGACGTTCCAGCTTTATCATCTTCTCTATTCACCTTACGTTATTCAGGAACATCCAGATTATACAGTTGTATGGAATAACTTCAAGAGAACCCACAACGATTATGTTCAAGCTCTCAGCGAAACAGGGATTCTCGGTTTTTCCATGGTAGTGCTCTTTTTGATCTTCATGGTGTCACGTTACTTCCGAACTATGTTAAGGCTAAAAAACAAAACGGATATTCTCATGTACGGAGCATTTGGCGCGGCGATATTCTCATTAGCCATGCATACGATGTTTGAATTTCCACTCCATATGCAGCCCAACCTGATGGCCGGGGTTTTCATAATGTCCATTACTATGGGAACATACTTCAATGATGACCTAAAAGAACTGCAGATCTCAAGAACTGCTCTGGCGATACCCTTTGTAATACTCAGTGGAACCATTATTTTCTTAAAGACCACTGCTTATCTCGGTGAAGGCTTTTTCCGCAAAGGGCAGGTCGCCCAGCAATATTATTATGCATACGCAAGAGAGGCTATCAAGAGAAACCCGGTTGTTATAAAGAACAAACTGAAAGATCTGGAAAATTACCGCGGTGAATTTGCTTACCTTAAGAATGTCGGAAATTACTATGCTGCCAGAGAAAAAGAGCTCAGAAGTAAATTCGGCGGACTCTCTCAGGTAGAGTTCTTGAAAGCAATAGAATCAGAAAGAAAAAAGGAATTTGACGCCATCAGAGCGAATCTAATGCGGGAACTTCAGACAGCAGAAGCTCTTCAAAGTAAAACGCGTGCATACTACAACAGGGCAGTCGATTACTTCGAACGTTCTTACAGGATTTACCCGGTTTTCGGAAAACCTCTATGGTATCTTGCTGCCTTTGGTATCAAACCCGAAAGGGTTTATTCCCTTTCCTCTGATAAAGAGAAAGTGATTCAAACATTGATGGGAGAGGATCCATACGCTGCCCTCATAGTAGATGAGTTCAAAGGAGATCTCAGGGTTATACCGTTACCCGAGAGAAATATCCGTACCATTCCTTTCAAAGAATTTGTGAAAGCACACAAAGAAAAACTCGCAGAACTTTCAGACAAGCTATATCTTTCTTTCCTTGCGCAGATCCAGGCGGTTCTCGACTCGATAGATTACTATGAGTCATCGATGATATTCTTCAGTGAGCGTCAGACCCCAAAAATCGTTGGAGGCCTTTATAAAAAGGTTTACGAAGAGCTAAAAAGATATGGTTCTTTCCTTTTGGTGCGCGAGAAATTATATTCTGATACCATCGATTTGGCTGATCTTTTAATGCAAATAGAGAGGTTCAAAAATTATGCAAAGACACAGATGTACTACTGGTACGATCTGGCCGTAACGCTTCTCCCCGGTACGTGGAACCGCTACAGTGACTGGGAAGGAATTTACGGTGAGTACATGACGGCGGTAGTATCAGTAGGCGGAGATACAACGGCTGTTTCCAATAGAATTCTTGAAATAGCCAAAAAACATGCCTTTGCATGCGAAGGAATGTGGGAAGGAGGATATTATGGTATTCCGGATGATACTCTTGGAATCGCTTTGAAGTACGCCGGGAACCTAAAGGAAAAGCATCAGAAAGAGTACGAAAGGTTCATGAGAGAACTATCAGAAATCTATCATGGCGTTTACGTGAAGACAAAAGAAGGACTCTCTAAATTCCGTTCTGAGGAGTTGAAAAAGAGAGCTGAAAAGTTCATAGAACTTTACGAAAAAATCAGCACTAATTAG
- a CDS encoding tyrosine-protein phosphatase encodes MEMHCHLLPGVDDGARDVEEALELINEMKDLGVERIYLTPHLYSPKVPTDISKIKKAFSQFKEIVSNEVEILPGSEIYLVPGVSNRELIPLGDTNFLLIELPTDIPPLYLWEEIDRLQRKGYVLILAHVERYGYFYKCSGLLSQLFRCKQPKKEFFDRLRQQGVLFQVNWDILSPKTGKTPKHIRNLLEITFVDFTGSDKHRRNDSRQLIDFSTQLYKDLRNGELL; translated from the coding sequence GTGGAGATGCACTGCCACCTTTTGCCCGGTGTGGATGATGGGGCGCGTGATGTAGAAGAAGCTCTCGAGCTAATAAATGAAATGAAAGATCTCGGTGTTGAAAGAATTTACCTGACACCGCACCTTTACTCGCCAAAGGTACCAACGGATATCTCAAAAATAAAAAAAGCCTTTTCGCAATTCAAAGAAATAGTATCAAATGAGGTCGAAATTCTCCCGGGTTCAGAAATCTATCTGGTTCCCGGGGTGAGCAACAGGGAGTTAATTCCGCTTGGGGACACAAATTTCTTACTCATTGAACTCCCCACGGACATTCCACCACTTTACCTATGGGAGGAGATAGACAGACTCCAACGAAAAGGTTATGTATTGATTCTGGCACATGTGGAAAGGTACGGATACTTTTACAAGTGTTCTGGTTTGCTATCACAGTTGTTTCGGTGCAAGCAGCCGAAAAAGGAATTCTTTGACAGACTTCGCCAGCAAGGGGTCCTTTTTCAGGTTAACTGGGATATTCTTTCACCAAAAACCGGAAAAACTCCGAAACACATCAGGAATCTGTTAGAGATAACCTTTGTAGATTTCACAGGAAGCGATAAGCATAGAAGAAATGATTCCCGGCAGCTCATAGATTTTTCCACTCAGCTATATAAAGATCTAAGAAATGGAGAATTATTATAA